One genomic segment of Leeia speluncae includes these proteins:
- a CDS encoding SIS domain-containing protein gives MLNRINHQLNNLPKAERLVAKQVLEQPRWAVEAPVAEIARVAQVSQPTVIRFCRSMGCDGLSDFKRRLANSLASGVPFVHSSVTLEDSVSDLSAKVFDNTISALLKCRNDLSALSLQQGILLLSEAKRIEFYGQGNSGIIAEDAQHKFFRYGVPTAAYSDPHVHRMAAAVLNAGDVVVAVSASGRSTDIIHSVQMALSVGAKVIAITPSGTPLARIATVALGADVQEDVEVYAPMLSRLVQLVIIDVLAVGVALKRGPEAISQLEKAKRSLREKRVRNGEDV, from the coding sequence GTGCTAAATCGAATCAATCATCAGCTAAATAATTTGCCAAAAGCCGAGCGTCTAGTGGCTAAGCAGGTGTTGGAACAACCTCGCTGGGCAGTTGAAGCACCGGTGGCTGAAATTGCGCGGGTTGCGCAAGTAAGCCAACCGACGGTGATTCGTTTTTGCCGAAGTATGGGATGCGATGGTTTATCTGACTTTAAACGTCGTTTAGCCAATAGCTTGGCCAGTGGAGTACCTTTTGTCCATAGCAGTGTCACGCTGGAAGATTCTGTTTCTGATCTTTCTGCCAAAGTGTTTGATAACACGATCTCTGCGCTATTGAAATGTCGAAATGACTTATCTGCCCTGTCTTTGCAACAGGGCATTTTGTTGTTAAGCGAAGCAAAGCGTATCGAATTTTATGGCCAAGGTAACTCCGGCATTATTGCCGAAGATGCACAACATAAATTCTTCCGTTACGGCGTCCCAACGGCTGCTTATAGTGATCCCCATGTGCATCGCATGGCGGCAGCGGTGCTAAATGCTGGGGATGTGGTGGTGGCCGTATCTGCAAGTGGCCGATCTACCGACATTATTCATTCTGTACAAATGGCGCTATCTGTCGGCGCTAAGGTGATTGCCATTACGCCATCAGGTACGCCTTTGGCACGAATTGCAACGGTCGCCTTAGGGGCGGATGTTCAAGAGGATGTGGAAGTATATGCTCCGATGCTGTCTCGGTTGGTGCAGTTGGTCATTATTGATGTATTGGCGGTTGGTGTTGCGTTAAAACGCGGACCAGAAGCCATTTCACAATTAGAAAAAGCTAAGCGTAGTTTGAGAGAAAAACGAGTTAGGAACGGGGAAGACGTCTAA
- the pgi gene encoding glucose-6-phosphate isomerase, giving the protein MSKLTETKAWEALWAHFRENSHHHMRDLFAQDEQRFERFSLQVGGILLDYSKNRINQDTMDMLVNLARERGMSQRIAAMFNGEKINFTEKRAVLHVALRNRTNSPILVDGENIMPKVNAVLDRMCAFAHSVRTGDWLGYTGQPITDVVSIGIGGSDLGPQMVYEALKPYAHPRMKMHFVSNVDGSQIAETLKEVHPASTLFVIESKTFTTQETLTNAKTAREWFLASAKDEKAIAKHFVAVSTNRQRVVDFGIDPQNMFEFWDWVGGRFSVWSSIGLPIVLALGRDHFYELLNGAHLMDQHFRNAPLEKNMPVLLGLLGIWYMNFYGGGSHVIAPYDQYLHRFPSYIQQLDMESNGKQVNREGERVDHETAPIIWGETGINGQHAYYQLLHQGTHISPIDLICSIDGRHSMPGHHDILLSNVFAQAQAFMQGKTAEEVRAELVAQGLSGDELEQMIPHRVFDGNRPTNTILVSNLDAHNLGALIALYEHKIFVQGTIWGINSFDQWGVELGKQLAKKIHQQLVDGSEVSEHDSSTRNLIEYYRRFTKASKA; this is encoded by the coding sequence ATGTCCAAATTAACAGAAACTAAAGCATGGGAAGCCTTGTGGGCTCACTTTAGAGAAAATAGTCACCACCACATGCGCGATTTATTTGCGCAAGATGAGCAGCGTTTTGAACGCTTCTCATTGCAAGTGGGCGGTATTCTTCTTGATTACTCGAAGAACCGTATCAACCAAGATACGATGGATATGTTGGTTAATTTGGCGCGTGAACGTGGCATGAGTCAGCGCATTGCTGCGATGTTTAACGGTGAAAAGATCAACTTCACCGAGAAGCGTGCTGTCTTGCATGTGGCGTTGCGTAATCGCACAAATAGCCCGATTTTGGTTGATGGTGAAAACATTATGCCAAAAGTGAATGCGGTGTTGGACCGCATGTGTGCTTTCGCGCATAGCGTTCGCACTGGCGACTGGTTGGGTTATACCGGCCAACCGATTACCGATGTTGTCTCTATTGGTATTGGTGGATCTGATCTTGGTCCTCAGATGGTATACGAAGCGCTGAAGCCTTACGCGCACCCTCGTATGAAAATGCACTTTGTATCGAACGTTGACGGCAGCCAAATTGCCGAAACGCTAAAAGAAGTGCATCCGGCTAGCACCTTGTTCGTGATTGAATCAAAAACCTTTACGACGCAAGAAACGTTAACGAATGCAAAAACTGCCCGCGAATGGTTCTTAGCCTCTGCGAAAGATGAAAAGGCGATTGCGAAGCACTTTGTTGCCGTTTCTACCAACCGTCAACGTGTGGTGGATTTTGGTATTGATCCGCAGAATATGTTTGAGTTCTGGGATTGGGTTGGCGGTCGTTTCTCTGTTTGGTCTTCTATCGGTTTGCCGATTGTATTGGCGCTGGGTCGTGATCACTTCTATGAGTTGCTAAATGGTGCTCACCTAATGGATCAGCATTTTAGAAATGCGCCATTAGAGAAAAATATGCCGGTATTACTTGGTCTACTGGGTATTTGGTACATGAACTTCTATGGTGGTGGCTCGCATGTCATCGCCCCTTATGATCAGTATTTACATCGTTTCCCATCTTACATCCAGCAGTTAGATATGGAATCGAATGGTAAACAAGTGAACCGTGAAGGTGAGCGAGTAGACCATGAGACGGCTCCAATTATTTGGGGTGAGACAGGGATTAATGGTCAGCATGCTTACTACCAATTATTGCATCAAGGTACACACATTTCCCCAATCGATTTAATTTGTTCGATTGATGGTCGTCACTCGATGCCTGGTCACCATGACATTCTGCTTTCTAACGTATTTGCTCAAGCACAAGCCTTTATGCAAGGTAAAACCGCAGAGGAAGTTCGTGCAGAACTTGTCGCGCAAGGCTTGTCTGGAGATGAGTTAGAGCAAATGATTCCGCACCGTGTATTTGATGGTAATCGACCAACCAATACGATTTTGGTATCGAATCTGGATGCCCATAACCTAGGTGCTTTGATTGCGTTGTACGAGCATAAAATCTTTGTACAAGGTACAATCTGGGGGATTAACTCATTTGACCAATGGGGGGTTGAACTAGGCAAACAATTAGCCAAGAAGATCCACCAGCAATTGGTTGATGGTTCAGAAGTTTCTGAGCATGACAGCTCTACACGTAATCTGATCGAGTATTACCGTCGGTTTACGAAAGCTAGTAAAGCCTAA
- the queF gene encoding NADPH-dependent 7-cyano-7-deazaguanine reductase QueF (Catalyzes the NADPH-dependent reduction of 7-cyano-7-deazaguanine (preQ0) to 7-aminomethyl-7-deazaguanine (preQ1) in queuosine biosynthesis): MSDAIHSNAGVPEASPLGKTVTYRDTYAPELLFPIPRQGKRDELSIQANQLPFMGVDIWNGYELSWLNAKGKPQVAIAVFTIPADSPCLIESKSFKLYLNSFNQTRISSWDEMRTRLVKDLSSAAGAGVMVQLHELAKYDAQSIGKLEGYCIDGLDIEVDQYDPDPSRLAFAPVNAEEGEAPVEEVLISHLLKSNCLVTGQPDWGSVQIHYVGQQISQESLLRYLIGFRQHNEFHEQCVERIFTDIMRELKPLKLSVYARYTRRGGLDINPFRTNFPQGMPPNLRLARQ, translated from the coding sequence ATGTCTGATGCTATTCATTCAAATGCAGGTGTGCCTGAGGCTTCTCCGCTAGGCAAAACGGTTACTTATCGAGATACCTATGCGCCAGAATTATTGTTTCCTATTCCTAGGCAAGGAAAGCGTGATGAACTCAGTATTCAGGCTAATCAGCTACCCTTTATGGGCGTAGATATTTGGAACGGTTACGAGTTGTCTTGGTTAAATGCTAAAGGTAAACCACAAGTAGCAATTGCGGTTTTTACGATTCCAGCCGACTCTCCTTGTTTAATTGAATCTAAATCCTTCAAGCTTTACTTAAATAGCTTTAACCAAACACGCATTTCTAGCTGGGATGAAATGAGGACTCGTTTGGTGAAAGACCTTTCGTCGGCGGCTGGTGCTGGTGTGATGGTTCAACTCCATGAGCTTGCTAAGTATGACGCGCAAAGTATTGGTAAGTTAGAAGGTTATTGTATCGATGGCTTAGATATTGAAGTAGATCAGTATGATCCAGATCCTTCGCGATTAGCATTTGCGCCTGTGAATGCGGAAGAGGGCGAAGCGCCAGTAGAAGAAGTGCTGATTTCTCATTTATTAAAGTCTAACTGCCTAGTAACCGGGCAGCCGGATTGGGGCAGTGTACAAATTCATTATGTTGGTCAACAAATTAGCCAAGAAAGCCTACTTCGTTACCTGATTGGGTTTAGACAACACAATGAGTTTCACGAGCAATGTGTAGAGCGAATTTTTACCGATATTATGCGCGAATTAAAACCACTGAAATTAAGTGTGTACGCACGTTACACTAGACGTGGTGGCTTGGATATCAACCCATTTAGAACAAATTTCCCGCAAGGCATGCCTCCAAACTTACGCTTGGCTCGTCAATAA
- a CDS encoding GspE/PulE family protein gives MSEQSFGVTQMVDVSERLNFHRHLQTLVNKIHATQDVDELMVELSAELCHHFGADRLTIYVLSEDQTSIISKVKTGLNAFKDIRLPISEQSIAGFCALHKRRLNIANVYDENELSRYSPQLKHLSEVDKRTGYVTRQMLVSPILDERDNSLVGVLQLINQKDNQPFSLLALEGVIEIAKTLAIALRQRQAGVFVAKSRYDYLIQDGVIALAEMRLAQISARRKNKDFESTLIEEFQVSKESIGQALAHFYQVPYRPFKAGLIKPLNLLKSLKREFLEEQQWLPLEETTSGIVILTKDPEQIRNTRVAQQLYPQGQLIYAVATTVDFNATLDAFYGAGNGDDGSHITDILSDMEDDVSEVVTSEDVSAAQDNELVKLVNKIIVDAYNQGVSDIHIEPYPGRNKTEIRFRRDGTLVPYIEVPSSYREPLITRIKIMCDLDISERRRPQDGKIKFKKFGPLDIELRVATVPTSGGLEDVVLRILAAGEPIPLEKLGLSKNNHQRLVNVVNKPYGLFFVCGPTGSGKTTTLHSVLKYLNTSETKIWTAEDPVEITQKGLRQVQMNPKAGLTFATAMKSFLRADPDVIMVGEMRDKETTSIGIEASLTGHLVLATLHTNSAPESIIRLLDMGMDPFNFADALLGILAQRLAKRLCPSCKEAYQPSDAEMLQLVEEYAEELLQTSRWKENPQQEKQKLLQDWKKDFANAEGKFTLYRKKGCDVCQGSGYKGRLGLHELLVGSDASKKAIQNHARVAELLAIALEEGMRTLKQDGIEKVLQGFTDMPQIRAVCIK, from the coding sequence ATGAGTGAGCAGTCATTTGGTGTGACGCAAATGGTGGATGTCAGTGAGCGTTTAAATTTTCATCGGCACCTGCAAACACTTGTCAATAAAATCCATGCGACCCAAGATGTAGATGAATTGATGGTAGAGTTATCTGCTGAACTTTGCCATCATTTTGGCGCAGATCGTTTAACGATTTATGTGCTTTCTGAAGATCAGACCTCCATTATTTCCAAAGTTAAAACCGGTTTAAATGCCTTTAAAGATATTCGCTTACCGATATCCGAACAAAGTATTGCTGGGTTTTGCGCCTTACATAAACGTCGTTTAAATATTGCGAATGTTTATGATGAGAACGAGCTTTCTCGATACAGCCCTCAACTAAAGCATTTGTCTGAAGTCGATAAACGTACCGGTTACGTGACGAGACAAATGTTGGTCTCCCCCATTCTAGACGAGCGCGATAATAGCCTTGTCGGCGTTTTGCAGCTGATTAACCAAAAAGACAATCAGCCATTTTCTTTATTGGCATTAGAAGGCGTCATTGAAATTGCAAAAACACTGGCGATTGCATTGCGCCAGCGTCAGGCGGGCGTGTTCGTTGCAAAATCTCGTTACGACTATTTGATACAAGATGGGGTGATTGCACTTGCAGAAATGCGCTTGGCGCAAATTTCTGCGAGACGAAAAAACAAAGACTTCGAATCAACCTTGATCGAAGAGTTTCAAGTGAGTAAAGAGTCGATTGGCCAAGCACTCGCTCACTTTTACCAAGTTCCCTATCGGCCGTTTAAGGCTGGATTAATCAAACCATTGAATTTGCTGAAGTCTTTAAAACGCGAGTTTTTAGAAGAACAACAATGGTTACCGCTAGAAGAGACCACTAGCGGGATTGTCATACTGACAAAAGATCCTGAGCAAATTCGCAATACGCGGGTTGCCCAACAATTGTATCCTCAAGGTCAGCTGATTTATGCGGTAGCAACAACTGTGGATTTCAATGCGACCCTTGATGCTTTTTATGGTGCGGGGAACGGGGATGATGGCAGTCATATCACCGATATTTTGTCGGATATGGAAGATGATGTGAGTGAAGTTGTCACGTCAGAAGATGTGAGTGCTGCGCAAGACAATGAACTCGTCAAGTTAGTAAATAAAATCATTGTGGATGCTTACAATCAAGGTGTCAGCGATATTCATATTGAGCCTTATCCTGGTAGAAATAAAACCGAAATTCGCTTTCGTCGGGATGGTACCTTGGTGCCCTATATTGAAGTGCCTTCCAGTTATCGCGAGCCGTTAATCACACGTATTAAAATTATGTGTGATCTAGATATTTCGGAGCGAAGAAGACCACAAGATGGAAAAATCAAATTTAAAAAATTTGGTCCGCTAGATATCGAACTTCGCGTTGCCACTGTGCCTACTTCTGGCGGTTTGGAAGATGTGGTGCTGCGTATTTTGGCAGCAGGCGAGCCGATTCCGCTAGAGAAGTTAGGGTTATCTAAAAATAACCACCAACGGTTAGTGAATGTAGTGAATAAACCGTATGGATTATTCTTTGTTTGTGGCCCGACTGGATCTGGTAAAACTACCACCTTGCATTCGGTGCTCAAGTATCTCAATACCTCAGAAACCAAGATTTGGACTGCTGAAGACCCGGTTGAAATTACCCAAAAAGGGCTGCGGCAGGTTCAGATGAACCCGAAAGCAGGATTAACTTTTGCAACTGCGATGAAGTCTTTCTTGCGTGCAGACCCAGATGTGATCATGGTGGGTGAAATGCGAGACAAGGAGACAACATCGATTGGTATCGAAGCTTCGTTGACAGGGCATTTGGTGCTGGCGACGCTACATACCAACAGTGCGCCAGAGTCAATTATTCGCTTGTTAGATATGGGGATGGACCCATTTAACTTTGCCGATGCGTTACTAGGAATATTGGCTCAGCGCTTAGCAAAGCGTTTATGCCCAAGTTGTAAGGAAGCGTATCAGCCATCTGATGCCGAGATGTTGCAACTAGTTGAAGAATATGCGGAAGAGCTGTTACAGACTTCTCGTTGGAAAGAAAATCCTCAGCAAGAAAAGCAAAAGCTACTGCAAGATTGGAAGAAAGACTTCGCAAACGCCGAAGGGAAATTCACTCTCTATCGCAAAAAAGGGTGCGATGTTTGCCAAGGCTCTGGTTATAAAGGTCGCCTTGGCTTACATGAATTACTGGTTGGGTCGGATGCTTCTAAAAAGGCCATTCAAAACCATGCGAGGGTGGCAGAACTACTCGCGATTGCCTTAGAAGAAGGGATGCGAACGCTTAAGCAAGATGGTATTGAAAAAGTCTTGCAAGGATTTACCGATATGCCGCAGATCCGTGCGGTTTGCATTAAGTAA
- a CDS encoding AraC family transcriptional regulator translates to MKKADIQEWEHLPNPIVAIEKNYSKNAYLAPHRHQRHQLLFAATGMMEVSTESGQWIIPSNQAVWIPSETEHAVKMLSSVTTCSIYIKPEAIEEASLHCEVKIISDLVKQLLIHAASIDMRQVLTKRESLILDLLLVEVPLLPSANFGLPLPSAHPMLKQLCERFLRMPNIHQPMEEWYESLHISRRTFSRHFVKQTQKTFSEWIQLACLFHAIPRIHQGESISKIALDIGFEHPSAFSLMCKRMTGHNPSHFQA, encoded by the coding sequence ATGAAAAAAGCAGATATTCAAGAGTGGGAACACCTTCCCAACCCGATTGTTGCAATCGAAAAAAACTATTCTAAGAATGCGTATTTAGCGCCACACCGCCATCAGCGACATCAACTGTTATTTGCAGCAACGGGGATGATGGAAGTCAGCACAGAATCCGGACAATGGATTATCCCAAGCAACCAAGCGGTTTGGATTCCAAGCGAAACTGAACATGCGGTGAAAATGCTAAGCAGCGTCACTACTTGCAGCATCTATATCAAACCGGAAGCAATCGAAGAGGCTAGCTTGCATTGTGAAGTGAAAATCATCTCTGACTTAGTTAAACAACTACTCATCCATGCCGCATCAATTGACATGCGGCAAGTGTTAACAAAAAGAGAATCATTGATTTTAGATTTGCTGCTAGTAGAAGTCCCGCTTCTGCCGAGCGCAAATTTTGGATTACCGCTACCGTCTGCCCACCCAATGCTCAAACAACTTTGTGAACGCTTTTTACGGATGCCAAACATCCATCAGCCGATGGAAGAGTGGTATGAAAGCCTACATATTAGTAGAAGAACATTTAGCAGGCACTTTGTAAAACAAACCCAAAAAACGTTTAGTGAGTGGATTCAATTAGCGTGTCTTTTTCATGCGATTCCACGTATTCATCAGGGCGAATCCATTAGCAAAATTGCATTAGACATTGGGTTTGAACATCCAAGTGCTTTTTCATTGATGTGCAAGCGAATGACTGGGCATAACCCCAGTCATTTTCAAGCATAA
- a CDS encoding sulfite exporter TauE/SafE family protein, producing MNIVILGLLCGVCFRCFGFGGGFFLVPALFETTNEVNSPLDMLSTIQVVVIVMLVNSGIHVLPRCLKSPEKYKQVFRFTPVLFIGALAGGWLAISLGGKTLQILFIAYLLMSLLFGEAIFRHAHIFRRELPTESTCLAMVASTAGMLGVGGSVFLVPWFYLSNNEEMKMAVELSQFCTFFIMLGSSFSAFFGMHQISFSFAWLNWLVVLVACMQLGSFLGQFLLSYLPKWAQQIGYRCLLATVTLGMIIKGLT from the coding sequence ATGAATATTGTGATTCTTGGTTTACTGTGTGGCGTATGCTTTCGCTGCTTTGGGTTTGGTGGCGGCTTTTTTCTAGTTCCGGCGCTATTTGAGACGACAAACGAAGTCAATTCACCTTTGGATATGCTAAGTACCATCCAAGTAGTCGTCATCGTGATGTTAGTGAATAGTGGAATTCATGTGTTGCCACGTTGTCTCAAATCCCCGGAAAAATACAAGCAGGTATTTCGATTTACCCCTGTACTGTTTATTGGCGCACTCGCAGGCGGATGGTTGGCAATTAGCCTAGGTGGCAAGACGCTTCAGATACTGTTTATTGCCTACTTATTGATGTCACTCTTGTTTGGAGAGGCGATCTTTAGGCATGCACATATATTTCGCCGTGAATTGCCGACAGAATCGACATGCTTAGCAATGGTTGCTAGTACCGCTGGCATGTTGGGCGTAGGGGGGAGCGTATTTCTGGTGCCTTGGTTTTATCTAAGCAATAATGAAGAAATGAAGATGGCAGTGGAACTGAGTCAGTTTTGTACCTTCTTTATTATGCTAGGTTCCTCTTTTAGTGCTTTCTTTGGCATGCATCAGATTTCATTTTCCTTTGCTTGGTTAAACTGGCTTGTTGTATTGGTTGCGTGTATGCAATTGGGGAGTTTTCTGGGGCAGTTTCTGCTTTCTTATCTGCCAAAATGGGCTCAGCAAATTGGTTATAGATGTTTGTTAGCAACTGTTACGCTTGGCATGATCATCAAAGGACTCACCTAG